The DNA window AGCCAACTCAGCCCGGCGATCGACCCGGCCGCCACGAAAGTGACTGTCTGGGAACCGTTCTGACGGCAACGGCGGCCGCGCGGCGCGGCGCCGTTTCTCGATCTGGCCCGCCGACAGTACGTTTCGCCCACCCCCGTCGCTGTCGGCGGTGCCACTGCCTCCCGCGGATCACCCCGCTGATCCGCGGGAGGCCCCTAACCATGTCCCCAGCTGCGAAGGACCGGTCCCCGGTGAACCTCGACCCAACTGCCGACCAACGGCTCTTCCAATCGACCACCCGCGAATTCCTCGCGAAATCCGTTCCGGTCGAGGCCGTGCGCGCACTCGCCGAAGCCGGTCGTGGATTCGATCGCGCATGGTGGCGCAAGGGTGCCGAACTCGGTTGGACCGCGCCGCTGGTCCCGGAACGATTCGGCGGCGGATCGGTATCGGAGGCGCCGATGGCCGATCTGGCACTGGTCGCCGTGGAATTCGGCCGCGCGTGCGCGCCCGGCCCGCTGACCACCACCAGTGCCGTGATCTCCGGGCTGGTCCTGGAGCAGGACCGCTTCGCCGACCTGCTCGCCGAGATCGTCGGCGGCGAAACCGTCGCCGTCTGGGCGCATTACGAGCCGGGACGCGGGTTAGAACCGCGCGACGCGGACACGACGGCGGTACCCGACGGCGACGGTTTCCGGATATCCGGTATCAAGGACCGCGTCGAGTCCGGCGACCAAGCCGATATCTTCCTGGTGGACGCCCACGGCCCCGACGGACCGGTACAGGTACTCATCCGGGCCGACGCACCCGGGGTGAGCGTCGCACCGACGTGGACCCTCGATGTGGTCCGGCGTACCGCACAGGTTTCCTGCACCGACGTCGCGGTCGGCGCGGACGCGGTGGTCCAGCGCGACCCGGCCGAAGCCACCGCGGCGATGCGCACGCAGTTGCGGGTCGCCGCCGCGTTGACCGCGGCGGAGATGACCGGCGCGACCGACCGGGCCTTCGAAATGACCATGCGGTGGATGTTCGACCGCTACACCTTCGGCCGCCAACTGGCCTCCTTCCAGGCGCTCAAGCACCGGGTGGCCGACTACAAGACCTGGCTGGAAGCGTGCCACGCCACCGCGTGGGCGGCGGCCAATGCCTTCGCCGACGATCCGACGGCAGCCGCCGAAGCCGTCAGCGTCGCCAAGTCCTATATCGGCGCCACGGCTCCCGGCATCGTCCAGGAGTGCGTGCAACTGCACGGCGGCATCGGCGTGACCTGGGAACACGATATGCACCTCTACCTGCGGCGAGTCACCCTCGGGCGGGCTCTGTACGGAACGCCGGGAGAACACCGGCGCCTGCTCACCGATCTCATGGAGAGGAACGCCGCATGACCGACGGCACCGCAGCCAACGACGTCGAATCCGTCGACAGCTTCCGCGACCGGGCCCGGCGCTGGCTCGAAGACAACCTGCCGCCCGCGCCGCCGAATCAGCTCGGCGAAACGAGCAAATCCGCGGCGGCCTGGACGCGGGCCAAGGAATTGCAGCGCATTCTGTACGACGGCGGCTTCGCCGGTATCTGTTTTCCGAAGGAGTACGGCGGCCTCGGCTTGACCCCCACCCACCAGCGGGCATTCAGCGAGGAATCCCGCGATTACGAAATGCCGCTGGCACTGAATATCCCGACGCTCACCATCTGCGCGGCGACCATCCTGGACATGGGCAGCGAGGAGCAGAAGCGCACCCATATCTCGGCGGTGCTGCGCGGCGAGGAACTGCTGGTGCAGTTCCTGTCCGAACCGAGGGGCGGTTCGGATCTGGCCGGGTTGACCACCCGCGCCGACCGAAAGGGCGATAGCTGGGTGCTCAACGGCGCCAAGATCTGGAGCTCGGGGGCCTATGCCGCCGACTACGCGCTGTGCCTGGCGCGCACGGATTGGGATGTGCCCAAACACGCTGGGCTGACCATGTTCTTGGTGCCGGTGCGCACGCCGGGCGTCACCGTGCAGCAGATCACCCAGGTCGACGGCTCCCGTGAGTTCTGCCAGGAATTCTTCGACGATGTCGTGCTGCCCGCCGACGCCGTCGTCGGCCAGGTCAACGGTGGCTGGGAAACCGCGAACCGGCAGTTGTTCCATGAGCGCAGTGCCGTCGGCGGCGCGTCACCGTATTCCAGTGGCATCCAATCCCATAGCGGCCGTGATGTTTCCGGCCTCGTCGACTTGGCGCGGCGCACCGGTCAGCTCGCCGACCCGCGAGTCCGTGAGGACATCGGCGAGGCCCGAGCCCTCAATATGGTGCACGACCAGCTGATCGCCCGGATCACCCACGGCATCGGATCCGGCGCTCTGCCGCCGGCCGCCGGATCGATCGTCCGCCTGTTCAGCGCCCAGAATTCCTGGCTGCAAGCCGATATGGCCGTCCGGATCGCCGGGGCCTCGGCCGCCACCGGTACCACCGCCGACGACGCGGGATTCGGCCAGGCCGGCCAGGACTACCTGATGCGGCAGGCATGGAGCCTGGCCGGCGGCAGTACCGAAATGGCCCGCAATATCATCAGCGAACGCGTACTCGGCATGCCCCGCGAATTCGCCGCCGACCGCGACATTCCGTTCAACCAGGTGGAACACGGCCACTAGATAACGATGGCAGCCGCCCCGCGCACGGACCGGCCGCCACCAGGAATACTTCGAACTAGGTGATCGCGCCCGCTGTCTTGAGCGCGATGACGCGGTCCCAGTCCATACCGAGTTCGAGCAGGACCTCTTCGGTCTGCGCCGCGAACTCCGGCCCCGGTCCCGTTTCGGGCGCGGTGACGTCGAATTGCACCGGGCTGGAGACCAATTCGAGGGTGCCGGCCTGGACCAGATATTCGTTGGCCCGGATCTGCGGGTCGGCGGTCACCTGCAGGCTGTCCTGCACCGGCGCCCACGGCCCGGACATCGTGCCCAGCCGTTCGGTCCACTCGGCGAGAGTCCGGGTCGCGAACACCTCGCGCAGGATCTTCACCGCCTCAGCGGTATTCGCGGCGATCAGCTCGGCGGTCGCGAAACGCGGATCGTCGGCCAGTTCCGGACGGTCGATATGGCGGCACACATCGGCCCAGAATTTGGTCGGCTGCAACATCACCAGCGATATGTACCTGCCGTCCGCGGTGAGGTAGAGACCCGACAACGGATTGGTCGGCGCACCGTGCGCGCCCGGCGCGGGCGCCACCATCGCCTCGCCCATATACGCCGACAGCGCGATCGTATGTCCCATCGCCCACAGACCGCTGCCGAGCAACGAGACGTCGACCACCGACGGTTCACCGGTTCGCTCACGTTTGAGCAGGGCCGCCGCGATACCACCGGCCAGATTCGTGCCGGAGATGGTGTCCCCGAACGCCGGTCCCGGTGGTGGAATCATGCCCTCGATCCCGGGCGGGGTGATGGTGGCGGCGACCGAGCCGCGGCACCAGAACGCGGTCATATCGAATCCCCCCTTATCGGCCTCCGGGCCGCGTGGGCCGAGCGCACTGCCGCGGGCGTAGATGATGTCGGGCCGCACCGCACGGATATCGGCCACGTCGATATGGAATTTCTGGCGTGTCTGCGGCAGGAAACTGGTCAGGAACACATCGGCGCCGCGGGCCAGTTCGTAGATGACCTCCTGCCCTTCCGGCACCGACATATCGACGCCGATGCTGCGCTTACCGCGATTGGCGTGTTCGACATTCGGATTCGGGTCACCCTCGACCTTGAACTTGCCGATCTGGCGCAGCCCGCGCTGCGGATCGCCGGATACGGCATGCTCCACCTTGATGACATCGGCCCCCCACTCGGCGAGCACCGCGCCCGCCGAGGGAACGAAGCCGTACATCGCGACCTCGAGGACCCGAATTCCTTCCAGCGGCCTCATGCGATCACCGCCGCATAGGTCTTGCTCTCGAGGAACTCCTCCAGCCCGGCGACACCGCTCTCCCGGCCGATACCCGA is part of the Nocardia sp. NBC_00565 genome and encodes:
- a CDS encoding acyl-CoA dehydrogenase family protein, whose protein sequence is MNLDPTADQRLFQSTTREFLAKSVPVEAVRALAEAGRGFDRAWWRKGAELGWTAPLVPERFGGGSVSEAPMADLALVAVEFGRACAPGPLTTTSAVISGLVLEQDRFADLLAEIVGGETVAVWAHYEPGRGLEPRDADTTAVPDGDGFRISGIKDRVESGDQADIFLVDAHGPDGPVQVLIRADAPGVSVAPTWTLDVVRRTAQVSCTDVAVGADAVVQRDPAEATAAMRTQLRVAAALTAAEMTGATDRAFEMTMRWMFDRYTFGRQLASFQALKHRVADYKTWLEACHATAWAAANAFADDPTAAAEAVSVAKSYIGATAPGIVQECVQLHGGIGVTWEHDMHLYLRRVTLGRALYGTPGEHRRLLTDLMERNAA
- a CDS encoding acyl-CoA dehydrogenase family protein, giving the protein MTDGTAANDVESVDSFRDRARRWLEDNLPPAPPNQLGETSKSAAAWTRAKELQRILYDGGFAGICFPKEYGGLGLTPTHQRAFSEESRDYEMPLALNIPTLTICAATILDMGSEEQKRTHISAVLRGEELLVQFLSEPRGGSDLAGLTTRADRKGDSWVLNGAKIWSSGAYAADYALCLARTDWDVPKHAGLTMFLVPVRTPGVTVQQITQVDGSREFCQEFFDDVVLPADAVVGQVNGGWETANRQLFHERSAVGGASPYSSGIQSHSGRDVSGLVDLARRTGQLADPRVREDIGEARALNMVHDQLIARITHGIGSGALPPAAGSIVRLFSAQNSWLQADMAVRIAGASAATGTTADDAGFGQAGQDYLMRQAWSLAGGSTEMARNIISERVLGMPREFAADRDIPFNQVEHGH
- a CDS encoding CaiB/BaiF CoA transferase family protein; translated protein: MRPLEGIRVLEVAMYGFVPSAGAVLAEWGADVIKVEHAVSGDPQRGLRQIGKFKVEGDPNPNVEHANRGKRSIGVDMSVPEGQEVIYELARGADVFLTSFLPQTRQKFHIDVADIRAVRPDIIYARGSALGPRGPEADKGGFDMTAFWCRGSVAATITPPGIEGMIPPPGPAFGDTISGTNLAGGIAAALLKRERTGEPSVVDVSLLGSGLWAMGHTIALSAYMGEAMVAPAPGAHGAPTNPLSGLYLTADGRYISLVMLQPTKFWADVCRHIDRPELADDPRFATAELIAANTAEAVKILREVFATRTLAEWTERLGTMSGPWAPVQDSLQVTADPQIRANEYLVQAGTLELVSSPVQFDVTAPETGPGPEFAAQTEEVLLELGMDWDRVIALKTAGAIT